Proteins from one Coffea arabica cultivar ET-39 chromosome 8c, Coffea Arabica ET-39 HiFi, whole genome shotgun sequence genomic window:
- the LOC113706245 gene encoding E4 SUMO-protein ligase PIAL2-like isoform X2 has protein sequence MTGTALTPAKLAGTGMCTEANNTTDNSVTASQVNDFRISAVLDRLAASMQNQTPKNETAESFNLCLSLARGIDFAIANHEIPSRAPDLPALLKQVCRCNNDALQQAAVMVLMISVKNACQSGWFSDKDSEELSSLANEIASNFCTSMDFNTEPSSSKSIIETIISRFYPRMKMGQILTFLEVKPGYGAYVKDFAISKLMKHSPEERIRLFVAQTDNVETSSCLVNPQQVNFLLNGKGVERRTNVFMDTGPQLPTIVTHFLKYGSNLLQAVGHFNGNYIVVIALMAEISKGENPTLPDYVQPAAAIIDPDSEVIEGPSRISLNCPISFRHIRTPVKGHTCKHLQCFDFDNYVDINSKRPSWRCPHCNHHCCFTDIRIDQNMVKVLKEVGDNVNDVIISSDGSWKAIVESDDHAEKRQDKFPSAEQEQPTQPDSTSLPNAPPDLLDLTEIDDVMDTVDLSEAEDTKVFLVNSQKDCSVKDMTLRPPTNITNEVPQNSSSQTEDDFWSGVYLSTFGSGTFSLMSDAQSGGVPQSTSSSILPSPLLTDASSPASNVEARASNAFLSNSVPQTEISPTALQLQRFQFGNASISNEYGRSLSIPRQVSRTPVAVQALPAQAPTTDLQRVRNSTSTFMQNGSLAASQTSALPPVGDGFSGNSNNMQRQQQLSRSHPVAHQMPRMVSSQQQISNDPQDRFIYSGRSTGQVSSLQASTRAQGTYLASSGLSGELPHSNQQQQVNLRTPHPIHQSAGRFQHSAQSSGNFFRAQSQQAGSQDHSIQAAHAQLLSAQRAAQAARARAFHTPRAASNSGNATAPVGDQIGAVGSTLQSVPRSDVSVNSPADQDWRPSGRMRGSLSGRAYSEAMNQYIIQPTQQAQAARPPSNVTANPSNASAQLQILMANRAAQQAINYPSPRVTSSSSNLGVSPPKSTGMH, from the exons ATGACCGGGACGGCACTAACTCCGGCGAAGCTGGCTGGGACTGGTATGTGCACTGAAGCTAACAATACCACTGACAATTCAGTAACCGCTTCGCAAGTGAACGATTTTCGTATTTCAGCAGTTCTCGATCGATTAGCTGCAAGCATGCAGAACCAAACTCCTAAAAACGAAACCGCTGAGTCCTTTAATCTCTGCCTTTCTCTCGCCAG AGGAATTGATTTTGCCATTGCAAACCATGAGATTCCAAGCAGAGCCCCAGATTTGCCTGCATTATTGAAGCAG GTGTGCAGGTGCAACAATGATGCCCTACAGCAAGCAGCTGTCATGGTTCTCATGATATCAGTAAAG AATGCCTGTCAGAGTGGATGGTTTTCAGATAAAGATTCTGAGGAACTAAGTAGCCTCGCCAACGAG ATTGCAAGCAACTTCTGCACCTCAATGGATTTCAATACTGAACCTAGCAGttccaaatccataattgaGACTATTATATCGAG ATTCTATCCACGGATGAAGATGGGACAGATCCTCACTTTCCTTGAAGTCAAG CCTGGATATGGTGCTTATGTCAAGGACTTTGCTATTTCAAAGCTCATGAAACATTCTCCTGAAGAAAGGATT AGGCTATTTGTGGCACAAACAGATAATGTAGAAACGTCGTCATGTCTTGTAAACCCACAGCAAGTCAA TTTTCTCTTGAATGGCAAGGGAGTTGAGAGGAGAACTAATGTATTCATG gaCACTGGACCCCAATTACCAACCATTGTGACACATTTCCTCAAATATGGATCAAATCTTCTTCAAGCTGTGGGCCATTTCAATG GAAACTACATAGTAGTTATTGCTTTGATGGCTGAGATATCTAAAGGGGAAAATCCAACTCTCCCAGACTATGTGCAGCCTGCTGCTGCTATTATAGATCCAG ATTCTGAGGTAATAGAGGGGCCATCAAGAATATCACTCAATTGTCCCATAAG CTTTAGGCATATCAGAACTCCAGTCAAAGGACATACTTGCAAGCATCTGCAG TGCTTTGATTTTGACAACTACGTGGACATAAATTCAAAAAGGCCGTCTTGGCGCTGTCCACACTGCAATCACCATTGCTGCTTTACCGACATCCGCATTGACCAAAATATGGTCAAA GTATTGAAGGAAGTTGGAGATAATGTCAATGATGTAATCATCTCATCAGATGGGTCATGGAAAGCTATCGTTGAAAGTGATGATCATGCTGAAAAGCGACAGGATAAGTTCCCAAGTGCAGAACAGGAACAGCCTACACAGCCAGATTCTACTAGCTTGCCAAATGCTCCACCAGATCTTTTGGATCTGACTGAGATTGATGATGTAATGGATACTGTTGACCTTTCTGAAGCTGAAGACACAAAAGTTTTCCTTGTCAATTCTCAAAAAGATTGTAGCGTCAAGGATATGACACTCAGGCCACCTACTAACATCACAAATGAGGTCCCTCAGAACAGCTCATCTCAAACGGAGGATGACTTTTGGTCTGGTGTTTATTTGTCAACTTTTGGATCAGGGACATTTAGTCTCATGTCAGATGCACAGAGTGGTGGTGTTCCTCAGTCCACTTCTAGCAGCATTTTGCCATCTCCTCTATTAACTGATGCCTCTTCTCCTGCTTCTAATGTTGAAGCTAGAGCATCCAACGCCTTTCTTTCAAATTCTGTGCCACAGACTGAAATTTCTCCCACTGCTTTGCAACTACAACGGTTCCAATTTGGTAATGCATCAATCAGCAATGAGTATGGCCGGTCCCTATCAATACCCCGGCAAGTAAGCAGAACGCCAGTTGCAGTTCAGGCCCTGCCAGCGCAGGCGCCAACAACTGATCTGCAAAGGGTTAGAAATAGTACAAGTACATTCATGCAGAATGGGTCTTTGGCAGCTTCTCAAACTTCTGCTTTGCCACCGGTTGGAGATGGTTTCAGTGGAAACTCAAACAATATGCAAAGGCAACAGCAACTTTCTAGATCTCATCCAGTTGCACACCAAATGCCGCGGATGGTGTCCTCCCAGCAGCAGATCTCCAATGATCCG CAAGACCGTTTTATTTATTCTGGTCGATCAACTGGACAAGTCTCTAGCCTTCAGGCCTCAACACGAGCACAAGGTACTTATCTAGCTTCATCAGGACTCTCTGGTGAACTTCCGCACTCCAATCAGCAACAGCAAGTGAACTTGAGAACGCCACATCCAATTCATCAGTCTGCGGGCAGGTTTCAGCATTCTGCTCAGTCATCTGGCAACTTCTTCCGTGCTCAAAGTCAACAAGCAGGTTCACAAGATCATTCTATCCAGGCAGCGCATGCTCAGTTACTGTCGGCTCAGCGAGCAGCCCAGGCTGCAAGAGCAAGAGCTTTTCATACACCTAGAGCAGCATCGAATTCAGGGAATGCAACTGCTCCAGTAGGAGACCAGATAGGAGCTGTTGGAAGCACATTACAATCGGTTCCAAGATCAGATGTTTCGGTGAACTCGCCAGCAGATCAGGATTGGCGACCGTCTGGTAGGATGCGTGGAAGCTTATCAGGGAGAGCTTATTCTGAAGCTATGAACCAATATATTATTCAGCCAACGCAACAAGCTCAAGCTGCCAGACCACCATCAAACGTAACTGCAAATCCATCCAATGCGTCTGCTCAATTGCAGATTTTGATGGCCAATAGGGCTGCTCAGCAGGCAATAAATTATCCATCGCCTAGAGTAACTAGCAGTTCCAGTAATTTGGGAGTTTCACCACCGAAGTCCACAGGGATGCATTGA